The sequence TTACCAGGGCAGTGGAAAATATCGTAGAAGCAAATACTTACTTAAGCGGCATAGGATTTGAAAGCTGTGGGTTAGCTGCGGCCCATGCAGTACACAATGGATTTACCGTTATTAGCGAATGTCACCATCTTTATCATGGAGAAAAAGTCGCATTTGGAACTATAGTTCAGCTAATATTAGAAAATAGCCCATCAGAAGAAATTGAGGAAGTTATAAATTTCTGTATACAAGTAGGCCTCCCTATAACATTAGGAGATATGGGAATTCATGATTTAAGAGAAGAGGATATTATGAAGGTAGCGGAAGTTTCCTGCGCCGAAGGAGATACCATGCATAATATGCCGTTCAAAGTAGAAGCCGAAGATGTATACTCCGCTATAATTGCGGCGGACAATTTAGGAAGAATGTATAAATAAATTTTAAATTAACATTATATAAAATAAAGAACGAGTTCTAACAAAAAACTTGTTCTTTATTTTATAATTAATACTCATAATAAATATTATCATAAATGATGATATAAAAAACAAATCTAAACAACTCATATAAATAAACATATAAAAAAATTTAAATTTTCCTATATCTATCTCTGTAACTTTTCTACCATTCCTTCGAATATATAGTGGAGGGATGATAATGAATATAAAATTGGAAAACATCAGTAAAAGATATAAAAGCATAAAAGCACTGGAGAACATTAATTTAAGTATAGATTCTCCGGCTATGATAGGATTTGTGGGACCTAACGGGGCGGGAAAAAGTACCCTTATGAAAATATTGGTAGGCCAGCTCCTTCCTACAAATGGCAGTATCACAATAGACGGGATTCCTTTAAACAAGAATGAAAGATATCTTAAAGAAAGACTCGGATATCTGCCTCAGGATTTTGGGCTATATGAGGAATTGAAAGTGGATGAGTTTCTGGATTATATTGCTTCCCTGAAGGGAATAAAAAAGAACAAATCAGAAGCTGTCGACAGAGCTATAAGCATGACAAGTTTAAAAGAAAAAAGAAAGTACAAGATAAGAACCCTTTCGGGAGGGCAAAAACAGAGGGTAGGAATTGCCCAAGCCATACTTAACAATCCGGAACTGCTTATAGTGGACGAGCCCACTGTAGGTCTTGATCCGGAAGAGAGAATAAGGTTTAGAAATCTCTTTTCCGAAGGTTCAAAAGACAGAATAGTTATATTATCAACTCATATTATTGAAGATGTAGAATCAATATGTAATTCAATTATTGTTTTAAATAAAGGGAAAATATTTTTTGTCGGAGAACCCAATGAACTGATTAAAGAGGCTTTGGAACATGTAGGAACTATAGAAATTGAAGGAAATGAGAGAGAAAAAATATTAAAAAGTGAAGTAAAGGGTGAATTCAAGATTACTTCAACGGTTATTACCCCCAAAGGGACTAAATACAGGATCGTATCGGAAAAACTGCCCTCATCTTTTGATAAAATAACTCCTTCTTTAGAAGATGCTTATATATATTGCATGTTGAAAGGAGAAACTGAAAATGAATGAAATTAAATATATGTTCAAATCTAAGATAATAATTATATTGATTTTAATTACATGTATAATATTGGCAATAGGAGTCAATTCATTAAATATGACAAACGATTTTAAGCTGTTTTATTTAAAAAGAACATCATCAACCATATCCTTTAATTCCGCAAAATTTGGTGCTGAAATTTGCTCCATGTTATTTGCTTTATTTACCGCATTGACTTTAGATAAGGATAAAAGAAATAAAAGTAAAAGTATCATAGAGTCGAATTTAAACTATTTAAGTATAGTAAAAATCAGGATTATCTCCATAGTATTTTATGCTGTTTTGACGACTATAATGGGAATGGCAATGGTTATGATTGTACAGAAGGTTAAATATGGCATACCCATTGATATCTATTACTATTTATTTAGCTACGGGCTCATATTTTTCTTAACTATTTTGTTTTCCGTTTTAATAATATCGGGATTATATTTGTTAACAGAAAGTTTGGACATGAGCATTATAACTTTCGGATTGCTTTTTATCAAAAGTTTGACATCAAACAATTATTTATTGAACTGGATAGGAACCAATATGGATGTGGTTTCGGATTTTACGGGCATTGGCCCTGTAAGCAAGACAATTATTTATAATAGACTATTATGGTTTTTTATTTCCATGTCCGTATTTTTTATAGGGTTACTGTTCAGAAGAAGATATGAAAATAAAATATGGAAATCATTTCTGATAAATATAAAAAACAAGGGACTACTGGTTTTAACCATATTTAGTTTATTGGGAAGCAGCTTTGCCTATGCTAAAGAGCCCTATACTTCAGAGCCGGCAAATAACATTGAGGTACATTCCGATGAAAATATATATTTAAAAGGCATTTATCCCGAAGTAGACTTCAATACCAAAGGAGGAGAGATGAATGCTCACGTTTTATATGACCTCATAAATAAAGGTTCTGAGACAATAAAATTTTATATAAATGAGGGACTTAAAATAAATTCTCTAAGAGTTA is a genomic window of Acidilutibacter cellobiosedens containing:
- a CDS encoding ABC transporter ATP-binding protein gives rise to the protein MNIKLENISKRYKSIKALENINLSIDSPAMIGFVGPNGAGKSTLMKILVGQLLPTNGSITIDGIPLNKNERYLKERLGYLPQDFGLYEELKVDEFLDYIASLKGIKKNKSEAVDRAISMTSLKEKRKYKIRTLSGGQKQRVGIAQAILNNPELLIVDEPTVGLDPEERIRFRNLFSEGSKDRIVILSTHIIEDVESICNSIIVLNKGKIFFVGEPNELIKEALEHVGTIEIEGNEREKILKSEVKGEFKITSTVITPKGTKYRIVSEKLPSSFDKITPSLEDAYIYCMLKGETENE